The Haloarcula rubripromontorii region AACGAACTGTTCCAGTCGCTCCAGGGCGAAGGCCGACTGGCCGGCGTCCCTAGCGTGTTCGTCCGGACCAGCGGCTGTAATCTGCGGTGCTGGTTCTGTGACTCCTATCACACCTCCTGGGAGCCGACCCACGACTGGTTCGCCGTCGACGACGTACTGGCCGCCATCGAGGAGTACGACGCCGACCACGTCGTCCTCACCGGCGGCGAGCCGCTGATTCACGACGCGAGCGAGGACCTGTTAGAGCGGCTGGCCGACCGGGGGTATCACACCACTGTCGAGACCAACGGGACCGTGGTTCCGGACGCCCCTATCGACCTCGCCAGCGTCAGCCCGAAACTGGCCTCTAGCACGCCGACGGCCGACCGCGACCCCGACGGGGACGGCGAGTGGGCGGACCGCCACGAACAGCGCCGACTCGACGTGCCGACACTGGCCGAACTCGTCGAAACCTACGACACGCAACTGAAATTCGTCGTGACGGGCCGGGAAGACATGGCCGAAATCGAGCGCCTCCTCGAGCGGGTCCGCGACGCCGCGTCCGCACGCGTGCGGGACGACGACGTGCTACTGATGCCGGAAGGACAGACGCGCGACCAGCTCGAATCGACCCGGGAGACCGTCGCGGACCTCGCGCTGGAGTACGGCTACCGGTACACGCCGCGGCTCCACGTCGACCTCTGGAACGACGCACCGGGAACGTAACTGCCTGCTACCACTCTACCTATGACTGACGACACCCGTGCTGTCGTGCTCGCCTCCGGCGGCATGGACAGCGCCACGGCGGCCTACGAGGCACAGACCCGCGGCTACGACGACCTGTACCTGCTGCACACCAGCTACGGGCAAAACACAGAGGACCGGGAGTACGCGTGCGCCAGCGCGCTGGCGGACCACGTCGATGCGGCGGACTTCCTCCACGTCGAGACCGGCCACCTCACCCAGATAGGCGACTCCTCGCTGACCGACGACGCGATGGACGTGGCCGATGCCGACACCGACAGCGACGAGATTCCGACCTCGTACGTCCCGTTCCGCAACGCGAACCTGCTGTCGATGGCAGTCTCCTACGCCGAGGCCAACGACTGCGGGGCGGTCTTCATCGGCGCACACAGCGAGGACTTCTCGGGATATCCGGACTGCCGGCCCGCCTTCTTCGACGCCTTCCAGGGCGTCATCGACGCCGGCACGAAACCCGAGACGGACATCGACCTCGTCGCGCCCTTCGTCGAGTGGTCAAAAACCGACATCGCCGAGCGCGGCGTCGAACTCGGTGTCCCCTATGCGGATACGTGGAGCTGTTACCGGGACGACGAACCGGCCTGTGGGACCTGTGACGCCTGCGCGTTCCGGCTCGAAGCCTTCCAGCGCATCGGCGAACGGGACCCAATCGAGTATGCGGAACGACCGACGTACGCGGAGTAAGCAGACCTCGGGCGGTCGTCCCCCGCTCGACGGCTAGTCGTCGGCCTCGTCCCGGGCCAGCCCTTCGAGGACGTACTCGGCCGCGGTTCTGGTCGTCGCCAGCGGCACGTCGTGGACGTCACAGATGCGAAGGAGCGCGGAGATGTCCGGCTCGTGAGGCTGTGCCGTCAGCGGGTCCCGAAGGAAGACGATGCCGTCCATCCGGCCCTCGGCGACTTCCGCGCCGATCTGCGTGTCGCCCCCCATCGGCCCGCTCTCCTTGCGCTCAACCGTGAGGTCGGTCTCTGCCATGATGCGCTTGCTCGTCGTGCCGGTCCCGACGAGGTCGAACTCCGAGAGTGTCGATTCGTAACTCTGTGCCAGATCGATCATCTCTGGCTTCTCGTCGTCATGTGCGATGAGCGCCACGCGAGTCATACTTGGCGCTCTCGGGCCATCGACTTATCTCATTTGGACGTCGGCGCGTCAGCGCCGGTTACCCGTCGACAGAAATCTTTCCGTCAGCGGTTATTGTCACGTCGTGCCCTTCGACAGCGAACGTCAGCGACTCCGTCGTCCCCTCCCCGACAACCGCACGGAGCGACTCGCTGTCGACGTACGTATCCAGCCTGTCAATATCATCCGCATCCAGATCTGTCGCTTCGAGTACCGCATCGGCAATAACATCTCCTGCGGGTTCGGGGCTCACCCAGTCGTCGGACCCCTCTGTGGCCCGGTTCCGCAGCATATACACAGTCCCCTCGTTCGAGCTCATACTCCAGTATACGCTCCCTTCTCTTATAACAGCGGATGAGCTGTTTCACTGTCTGAAGTAACCGGCGTGCCGATGACGGACCACTCTTCGACACTGTCGGCGCAAACGCGGCTACTTACCATTATGTCGCCCCAGACCAGCTGCTCACAGCTGGTCGGCGTCCCACCACCATCGCGTTCTCCCACCCGGAAGTCGCTCTCGTTCCGGTTACTCCGGCGGTGAGCCGACAAGCGGCCGCTCAGGGGCCGCCAGCGTGTTCTGTACCAGCGTTCGGGTCCCCCGCCGGAGCCGCTCCGAAGCGGCCTGGCTGGAGATACCGAGTTCGGCGGCGAGGTCCGAGAGAGAGGACTCCCGCGGGACGGTGAAGTACCCGCGATTGAGCGCGAGCAACAGCACTTCTCTCTGTGGGTCCGTCACGCCGAACTGCGGGGAGGCTTCCGTGTCGTCAGTAATGGTCTGAATGTCGATGGTGATATCACTGGACACGAGTGCGTCACGGAACGACAGCACCGAACTCTTCTCGGGGAACCGGGCCCGGAAGACCCAGTCTTCGCCGGTCTGTGCGGCGCCGAGCAGGAACCCGTCCGCGTTCAACAACGCTTCTCCGATCGTGTCGATTGTCGTATCAGTTGTATGTAGGGTGTACCAGTGACCATCTCCTTCTGCCGCTACGTGGGCATAGTCGGTGATACTCTCGTCCTGGGCCAGATTCGCTTCAATGGCGGGCCGCTCAACGGGGCCAATCCAGGCGACGGCACGACAGTCGCCGCTCTCGCAGTGCAGTCGCTGTATCCGTATCGCTGCTTTACTCAGCGTTTCAGCTGTTCGCTGCAAGAGGGGGGCATCGATGTGAAATTCTACTATCATGTCTCACTGTCACGCAGCAACGGTGATAAACCCCGGTCAGACAGTTGTCGTACCTGAAAACGGTGCTTGTGTAATTTCCGGGTACTGAAGGCTGACGGCGGTGTGGACCGGGGTATAGTCGATTCAAGCACCAATGGATAGCACTCGGGAAATCCACTTAAATTCACAGCATGGCCTACCATGTCTCAACCATCAGCACCCTTTTGAACGCGAATGAGTACTAGTACAATATCCGCTCTGCCGACGCCTGCTGACATCATCGGTCGACGGTTCCACACAAGGCGCTGCGGTCGGACTTGACATGACTGACTCATCCCGCGGTCAATCGGAGACGGTCGGCATCGTGTTACTGACGGCTGTTATTGTCGTCATGGTCTCGGTGCTGGGTGCCGGTGTTCTCTCGTCCGGGCCACAACCGACCGCGGAGCCGCTGGTGGACCTCGACATAGATATCACGAACACTACCGTCTTGATCACACACAACGGCGGTGACACTATCGACGGCAGGGCATTCGACGTTAGTATCCGAAACGAAACTGCGAGTCAGCGCTATGAGTCAGCCGTCACCGGGCCGTTCGAACCGACCGATACCGTGCGACTATCTCATTCCTATACCGGCACTGTCACCGTCCTCGCCGTTGCTGTCGACAGCAATACGGTCCTCGGTCGGGAGAGCCGAACGGTAGCTACTGATCCGACGCCGACCACGGACACAGCGACCGCGACGCCAGCGCCGGAGACTGAGACACCGGCTACGGAGACTGCGACGCCAGCGCCGGAGCCACCGGCTATCGATTCGGCGACACTCCCCGGAACACCGATAGATGACACAGAAGCTAACAACAACGTCGAACGCACGTTGACGCTGACTTTCGATACGGAGATGGACCAGACTGTCGCGCCGAGCATCGAACTCGACGGCGTTACCGAAAGCTCGGCGACAGCGGTGACCGCGGACGGGACCTGGACGACGGCGAAAACGTACGAGGTCCCGGTCCGGTTCGCCGACAACGACGTGGACGAGACTGTCGACGCGAAGGTGTCGGAAGCGCAAGACGCCGACGGAACCGAAATGTCGCCACAGACTGCCTTGTCGTTCGTGCTCGACAGTCGCTCGCCAGGCGAGGTGAACAACGTCGTCGTCGAACCCGACGCCATCACCAAGGCGAACCAGAACGCCGTGGACGTGACTATCACAAATCCGGATTCGCTGGACGGTGACGAGACAGCACGCGTCACGCTGACTGACCAAACCGGGAACGACATCACGCGGTCGGCGACTATCGACCCGGCGACTGACGAGACGACGCTGACGTTCGACACGAGTTCACTCGCTGACGGGACAGTCACGCCAACGGCGGTCGTCGAAGACGACGTTGGGAACCGCGGCGATTCAGTCACGAACGACCAGACGCCGAAGGACACGACTGCTCCGGTGGTCGATTCTGTCACCGCGACCGAGACTGGCAGCCGAACGTTCACCGTGACGCTCGAAGCGACAGAGCAGACCTCGATGCAAGCGAGTGACGTGACACTGGGCGTGTCCGGACCCGGCACTGTGGAAAACGTCGAGCAAGTAAACCTCGACAACAGCGGCTCGTCGTTCACCTACAAAGTCAGGTACACCGTGAGCCAGCCCGGCGAATACACGGTCACGCTGTCGAAACTGACGGACGCGTACGGTAACGACGGCGCGACCGGCCAGACCGCGACCGTGGCGCTGGGCGACGCGGCCGACTTTATCAGGTACACCGGCGATGCCGACACGTTCGGCAGTGACGGCTCTGGTGTCGCGCTGTCGATTGAAAACACGGCTTCGACGGCAGTCAGTGTCAGGAACGTCACTGTCAGTACGGACGCTGCCAGCACGCTGTTCGAGAGCGGGTCCGGTAGCACCCAAACTGACCACGAAATCCGTGTCGTCGGCGCATCGACGGGGGTCTGGGACACGAACAAGGAACGCAACGCCGGGAAAGACGGCTATCAGATCGGGAGTACGGCGGTGCTATCTGACGCCGCAACGGTTTCCGGAACTTCGACG contains the following coding sequences:
- a CDS encoding 7-carboxy-7-deazaguanine synthase QueE, producing MPVANDAPAGDIERTDGDAETGDLPINELFQSLQGEGRLAGVPSVFVRTSGCNLRCWFCDSYHTSWEPTHDWFAVDDVLAAIEEYDADHVVLTGGEPLIHDASEDLLERLADRGYHTTVETNGTVVPDAPIDLASVSPKLASSTPTADRDPDGDGEWADRHEQRRLDVPTLAELVETYDTQLKFVVTGREDMAEIERLLERVRDAASARVRDDDVLLMPEGQTRDQLESTRETVADLALEYGYRYTPRLHVDLWNDAPGT
- the queC gene encoding 7-cyano-7-deazaguanine synthase QueC, giving the protein MTDDTRAVVLASGGMDSATAAYEAQTRGYDDLYLLHTSYGQNTEDREYACASALADHVDAADFLHVETGHLTQIGDSSLTDDAMDVADADTDSDEIPTSYVPFRNANLLSMAVSYAEANDCGAVFIGAHSEDFSGYPDCRPAFFDAFQGVIDAGTKPETDIDLVAPFVEWSKTDIAERGVELGVPYADTWSCYRDDEPACGTCDACAFRLEAFQRIGERDPIEYAERPTYAE
- a CDS encoding methylglyoxal synthase — translated: MTRVALIAHDDEKPEMIDLAQSYESTLSEFDLVGTGTTSKRIMAETDLTVERKESGPMGGDTQIGAEVAEGRMDGIVFLRDPLTAQPHEPDISALLRICDVHDVPLATTRTAAEYVLEGLARDEADD
- a CDS encoding HalOD1 output domain-containing protein; protein product: MSSNEGTVYMLRNRATEGSDDWVSPEPAGDVIADAVLEATDLDADDIDRLDTYVDSESLRAVVGEGTTESLTFAVEGHDVTITADGKISVDG
- a CDS encoding helix-turn-helix domain-containing protein produces the protein MIVEFHIDAPLLQRTAETLSKAAIRIQRLHCESGDCRAVAWIGPVERPAIEANLAQDESITDYAHVAAEGDGHWYTLHTTDTTIDTIGEALLNADGFLLGAAQTGEDWVFRARFPEKSSVLSFRDALVSSDITIDIQTITDDTEASPQFGVTDPQREVLLLALNRGYFTVPRESSLSDLAAELGISSQAASERLRRGTRTLVQNTLAAPERPLVGSPPE
- a CDS encoding type IV pilin N-terminal domain-containing protein yields the protein MTDSSRGQSETVGIVLLTAVIVVMVSVLGAGVLSSGPQPTAEPLVDLDIDITNTTVLITHNGGDTIDGRAFDVSIRNETASQRYESAVTGPFEPTDTVRLSHSYTGTVTVLAVAVDSNTVLGRESRTVATDPTPTTDTATATPAPETETPATETATPAPEPPAIDSATLPGTPIDDTEANNNVERTLTLTFDTEMDQTVAPSIELDGVTESSATAVTADGTWTTAKTYEVPVRFADNDVDETVDAKVSEAQDADGTEMSPQTALSFVLDSRSPGEVNNVVVEPDAITKANQNAVDVTITNPDSLDGDETARVTLTDQTGNDITRSATIDPATDETTLTFDTSSLADGTVTPTAVVEDDVGNRGDSVTNDQTPKDTTAPVVDSVTATETGSRTFTVTLEATEQTSMQASDVTLGVSGPGTVENVEQVNLDNSGSSFTYKVRYTVSQPGEYTVTLSKLTDAYGNDGATGQTATVALGDAADFIRYTGDADTFGSDGSGVALSIENTASTAVSVRNVTVSTDAASTLFESGSGSTQTDHEIRVVGASTGVWDTNKERNAGKDGYQIGSTAVLSDAATVSGTSTAEVTMYEFLTSGKGNSGKPVDMAGEEITITLGFSDGSELTFTVTP